Part of the Ursus arctos isolate Adak ecotype North America unplaced genomic scaffold, UrsArc2.0 scaffold_1, whole genome shotgun sequence genome, CCTTTTGAATTCCTGAAGTTTTACACTAAGAATTCCCTGAGAAAGTAAGACTTGTTTGTTGGTTAATCTATATACATGTGTACGTTTCTGTGCAGGAGGAACAGATGGAGAGTGACATTGTTACTCCTCAAGATGTCATGGAAAACTGTGGTATGGATGAGCATCTTGAAAAGGCTTCCCTTTCAAATAATGAGTGTGGTTCTAATGAGGAAACCAGTCCAGCAATACTGAGCAGAAATAATGATGCcagaaagaaaactttaatttCATCAAAGAAAACAATTGAATGTGCACCTAATGCAGAAAATACTTCTGGTCTCAACAGCTCAGTTTCTAACGCCATCATTTCTGGAATTCCCCCACAGCCTACAAGTCGGAGGCAAACCTTTATTACTTTGGAGAAGTTTGATGGTTCAGAAAATAGACCTTTTAGTCCATCCCCCTTAAATAATATGTCTTCAACTGTTACAGTGAAAAATAACCAGGAAGTCATGGCTAAAACAGATATTccaccaaaagcaaagaaaagggaaatggcTTTCACAAAATCTGATTCTGAAAAAATAGCACATGGAATTAAGAGATCAAGCCGAAGGTTGAGTAAAGCCGAACAAACAGGGAACAAAAGGTCTAAGCTCTTAATGAGATCTGATCAGGAGAAAAATACTCAGGAATCTATTGACGGCACAGTAGTCTTAGAAAATAACCCACCTGGTTTGCTTAATCAAACAGAATGTGTGTTAGATAATCAGGCTCATCTCTCTGAATCTACAATGGAGTATGAGGATACAATGCTTAAACCAACAATGGAAAATGTGgtattattagaaaataatactgcagaagagaaaacattaGGAATCAATTTGGAATCCAAAGAAAATACACCCCCAGCTGTAATACCAGCAGATCAAATGGTAGATGAGGATAGTCCTGTTCAGATAACTTCAAATCAGAAAACGCTTAGACGGTCCTCAAGGCGACGCTCAGAAATAGCAGAGCCTACCACTGAtagccaagagaaagaaaataatcatcaaaaaaaagaaagacgtaaggaagaagaaaagacccTTCAGAAAAGTCCGTTGCATGTAAAAGATGATGTGTTACCTAAGCAAAAACTGATTTCTGAAGAAACTGTACAGGAAAATTTAATTGAGAAAGGGAATAATTTACACGAGAAGACTTTTGGGGAAAACAGCACTACTGCTGAAATTgatgaaagtaaaagaaagctAGACCTTGAGAATATTAAATCCGAGGGAGACGGTGCCCAGGATATTGCCGATAAGTCCTCTGAAAAGCCAGTAAGTGGACGAACACGGTATCAAACAAGAAGAGCATCCCAAGGTTTACTTTCCAGCATTGAAAACTCAGAATCTGATAGTTCTGAGGCAAAAGAAGAAGGCTCTAAAAAGAAGagatctggaaaatggaaaaacaaaagcagtgaTAGTGTTGATATTGAAGATCAAGAGGAGAAAGTGATAAAACAGGAATGTATAAATGTTGAAAACCAGACACTTGACTGCAAAGCAAATTCTGAAGTAGAGAGAAGGCTGAAATCTCAGATTTGTGAACAAAAAGATGAGAGTAATATAACTCTTGAAGATTCTACAGTATCTTCAGATTTATTGCAGGTTTCTGATGATGTGTCAACTACTTTTGagggaaaaagtaaaaccaaCAAATGTGCAGAATATTCCTTTTCGAACCCTTCTATGCCAGAATCAAATCTAAGGACTAGAAATGCCAGCAAGAGATTACAAAAACGAGATTCTATAGAAAATAACAGCATGGGAGAATCTTCAAAAATAGGAACATCAgacatttctttgctttctgaaaAAAACTTTCAAACACTTGAATGCCAACATAAGAGAAGTAGGAGGGTAAGGAGATCTAAAGGTTGTGATTGCTGTGGAGAAAAATCACAGCCTCAGGAAAAGTCATTCATTGGgttaaagaatacagaaaataatgatGTAAAAGTCAGTGAAACAAAAAAGACAGATATGCAAACACCTGTAAGTGTATCAGAAACTTCTAAAGCTAATCTGTGCTCTGAGGTAAAACTTTTAGATGAACATAATGGTGTGAATTTTCATTTGGGACTCAAGGAGGAGAATGATGCttttaatgattcattaattaTATCTGAAAGTGagttgaaaaaaaatactattcaaaACCCTCTTCCTTCTGAAGTAgtaaattttgaagaagaaacttGTGATACGGATTCTGAAGAAGCAACACCTCTTGAAAGCCAAGAGCCatccaataaaaaatgtataactgTTAGCCCATGTTTAGATGATTCCAAAGATAATTCACTGGAATGTTCTACTTTGGAGACCAAAGAAGAAAAGCCAGAGACTGTTTTGGAAAAGGAACTAAGTATAGAGAACATTGCCAGTGTTGAAACAGATGCATGTAAAGGTGAAGCAAAATTCAATCCAGAAGAAATAGAAGCTATTGAATTGGATGTAGAAAGTGATAAATCTGAAGCTAGCTTTTCTGAACAAAAGAGTACCGAAACTGGTATTAGTGAAGAAGAGATAAATAGTGAAAGAAGTGATGAATCTGAAGCAGACACAGCTGAAAAACTGAAGGCTGAAGAAGCAGTAACTGAAGAATTTAATTCCGGTATTGGCCATTCTGATAATACCACAGAAATGAGTGCTCAGGTAGAGATACCTGAACAAGCAACAGTTGGGGAATTAGATGAAGGAAGTGACGAATCTGGTCCAGGCTCATCTGAAGAAATGAATGCTGAAGTGGAAAATTGTGAAGAGACAGTGGTTGGTGAGGTGAGTGCTGAAGTTGACCAAGTCAGTGAAACGGTGGACCAGGACTCGACTACCGAAATCTCTACTAAGCCTGTACAAGCTGAAACAAAGACAGCAGCTATGGAAATTGGCAGTTCTGTTCTCAGCACACTTGAGATGAGCACTGAAGAAGTAAAAGTTGACTCtaataaaactgaaacaaatattGAACTTAAGTCTGAAGAAACAACATCAGATGACAATGGAATGGTGGGGGGAAATGATGAAATTTTACAGGAAGTTCGCCGTACTTCAGAGAAAGTGGAGGAAATATCACAGTCTCTGACATCTGAAACAGCCATCTCTGGACTAATAACAGAAGACAATAATGCATCTCCTCAAAAATTAAGGGAACTTGATCCTTTACTTATATCAGCAAATGGCAGTCCTAGTAGCATGCAGACACGCTGTGTCTGGTCTCCTTTGGCTTCTCCATCCACCAGCATTTTAAAGAGAGGACTAAAAAGACCTCAGGAAGATGAGATATCATCACCTGTTCACAAGGTAGGAGAATTGAGGCTGAATATTTATTAGACTAATAGGACTACTCATTTACACTCATTTTGAATAATTAGCACAGCAAGTAGGGAAAAGGGCAGGTAGAAGAAGTGTTGATAAAAGGGGACTGAAGCCCTTAGATATTCCTTTATTTGAGGACACTAGAGATCTTCAACCATGTACATTGTTCACCTTTTGCAAAATTGTTGAGGATCTCTTGTGgttttttgttgggggggggttggtgacttttattttttggttttttttttttttttttttgctcataaCATGTGAAGAAACATTTAGAAACTGATAAAGCAGCTTTAGTTAGCACTTACGTTGTGCTAGGACATTATGCAGTCTGTTTCACATTTAAGTGTTTATGTAAACTCTTATTTCCAGACCTTgtctaatgaaaaaaatctcaggttGTGCCTGTATCAATTTCTggatatgatctcatttataattttatttccacATCTTCACTACACTGACTCCTTTAGTTTGTAAATTTGGATTCTATGTATTTACTTTATTTAGCTCCTGACCCTATAACTTTTGtataatttgttgaataaataaattaaaaaagtaaaagttacaTGTGCTTACATAGCTCACCTTGTCCTCTTCTTAGTAAAGGAGATGTTCTGAAAAGGTAGGTATGATGTGAACATTCTTTAACTTTGAAATTGAGTCTGCCATTTGCTGTAGAATACATGTTGTTTATATGTACAGACGTATGTTAGAGATAGAAGATAGATTTAATTTTGCCTCTAGGAAGCATGTTGTGAAGACTTCCTCAAGATGTACCAAAAATTCTTACACTGAGAattcagttttttggttttgttttgctttgcttttatatCGAGGCTCTAAGTGTCTTAAGGTAGAAGTCTTTGAAAAGTATGAAGATAGAATGTGTTGGGATTGATGTcttcagtatattttatttttcttcagtatatTTTAGATTGTTAATAAAAGTTAACTAGTCATCTTTTGTTTGATAGTAcctcaaatttaatttttctttaggcaACAGTAAGACATTGTAGTTTTCTATGCAGATATGTACAGAATCTGCCCACTCTTGGGAATCAAGACCAGGAGACATTTATATACATGGTTAGTGGTTATGCCttattgcatatttatttattgcatattATATCAAatagctgaatgaatgaacacatcaTAAGGGTTCAGAAgaggctaaaatgaaaaattgccACTGAGTTGCTGTGACTCTGGTACCCTCTAAAGAGTTTAGAACAGAGGTTAGTACGATACACCAGAGGCCAGTTAGTACTATTTCTACCTCTTTACCTTGTATTTTTAAGTCACTGTAGTAAGCCTACAAGGTTAGTATAATTTGATGACACAGTTTCAGCTACCACATGCAATTTCATTTTTGCCACTGTCCATTTTGGTCTTTGTTGGTATGTTACGTAGAAACCATTTAGAACATGGATAATTAAAATGACCTGTGGTATTAAGTAATGTCTGTGAAAGCAGCCATTAGGAAGAAATACATCTGTGTGCAGTTGGCTTCTAGTCAAGGAAATTAAGCTTCTAAACCGACATGCTATTTTGGGGGGACCTTATAATGAGAATTTATGgtgtggttttgtgttttttttgtttgtttgtttgtttgtttttaactctaATTCTGTTAAAACATGACCTGTGTTTTCAGGTTCGCCGTGTCTCCTTTGCAGATCCAATATACCAAGCAGGATTGGCAGATGACATTGATAGGCGATGCTCTATTGTTAGGTCCCATTCTTCAAATAATTCTCCCACAGTAAAAAGTGTTAAAACTTCACCTACTGCACAATCTAAGGTAAGCTGTGGggtttaaaatatgcatatatgtatacaggTACAGAATGCATAGTGTAGTTTGTCTTAAAAGTAATAAAGAGTAAGACTTCTTTGGTTTGGATACACTGTTTTGTCTGCAGCATGGTAAACAAACATGAACAGGTGGGAAGATGCAGTGATACTCCAGCAATTGATTAGATAGTagtttattaacattttacattttctcaagattttaGGAAATTCGTGCACTCTAAATAATGAAAATTGTAAAATTACAGTTTTCTAGGgttctgagtttttttttctctccttctatctAGCATAATGCCACTTCAACCAAAGGATTTCTGTCCCCAGGATCACGTAGCCCTAAGTTTAAGAGCTCAAAGAAGTGTTTAGTAAGAAGTGCTTTAGTTTTCATGCaactttatattttcatgttcAGTCAGATGACTTCTATTTAACAATTCTGAAATTTATTCTAAGATTGCAGAAATGGCTAAAGAATCTATGCCATGTCCAACAGAAAGTGTTTACCCAGCTTTGGTCAACTGCGTGGCTCCAGTTGATATCATTTTACCTCAGATTACATCAAACATGTGGTAAGTAGTTATTTGTGCTGGTTTATGCTTAAAGATGCCACTTTTTTAAGAGGAATATTTAAGTGATCGAGGTTCTTATATTTAGAATTGACTTACATGCACTTTcgcattttattttggaaataaaaattcatctGGGAAGATGGGACAGATAGGGCAATAAGAGAAGCATCTACCATAATACAGTAATGGCTAAGATAATTGTGTGCTTAATATTTGCCAGATGCTATGCTGAACTCTTTGCATATGTTATTTAATGCTAATTATAAATCCCATAAGGagtataattattatttacaCCTTACAAGTTGAAGTTTACAAAGATAGCCATTAAGTCATAATGTAAGTGAAGTCTGAGACACACATTGGTCTTAGTCTCTTCCTAGCACTGTTGCTGAAGCCAGGCAAACACATCaaattcaaattttgttttaaattaaatgtatatgtGCCTGTCGTCACTGGGCTAGGTGAGCTTGTGTAAAATTTGGTTATGATTGGGCATAATCAGGAAATTCAGCTGGATAGGCCCTCACAAATAGAATAAATGTGAAACTATatgatgacatttttcttttcttcttaacctCTTCAGGGCAAGAGGACTGGGACAGCTCATTAGAGCTAAGAATATAAAAACGATTGGTGATTTGAGTACTCTTACCGCATCTGAAATAAAAACTCTTCCTATCCGTTCTCCAAAAGTGTCCAATGTAAAAAAGGCTCTTAGAGTCTATCATGAGCAGCAGGTAAACTTAGATGTTCTCAATCATGAATAGATAAATGATCTCGCAGTAACAATTACAGAATTTGGTAGTTTTGCTTAAAAACTTACGCcacctcttcttcccttctccacagTCAAGAGTAACTTAAAAGATTACTTTATAATTTCACAGAGAAGTTTGCTTCTTGATTTTGTACTGTTTTGTGTAAtgcatttctttgttctttgagtTCTCTTCCCCGCACCCTTGTCTCAATTCATTTTCACCAGATTAGTGATCGGTTCCATGGCTGCTATTCCTAAAACCTGGATGTTCGAATCTTAAACATCATAACAAAAATCTTGCAAATGTGTAATTAACAGTATTTCAATTTTGATGTCAAACACAACTGTAActaatttttcttgttcttagcAACTTTTTGCACATAAATATTTAGGGTCATAGACCTCTTTTAAGATTCTGATAAAAGCCAAgatccccccccagcccccaataaaaatatatgtggaaaaCTCTTACATCATTTCAGAAGGATTCAGACTGTATTGAAACCTGTGCAGAAACCCTTTATGTGTCCATTGAAATTACACAAAATTGTGAATAAATGCAAACAGGGTACGTTAAGCTTGAAAACTAGTGTTTATATTAGAATTTCCGAGACTGGAGTTTGCTAACTACTGAAGACTTCTGTTTCCTTGAAAGTCTTTGATTTAAAgatcattaaatatttgtaatcTGTAAAAACTCTTTTAAGAAACCCAAAGATTATAATAGTAACTTTCAGTCTCATAGACTTGCCTGCTGTGGACCTTTCATAAAAGTGGGATTATGTGAGCTGtggtctttttgtgactggcttctttgagcataatgttttcaaggttcatgtgtatcagtacttcattcctctttatggctaaataataccTCTTGTATGAATATACAACATTACAGTCGTCCATCAGTTGCTTAACGTTTAGACTGTTTTTACCTTTTGCTCTTACGCACACTCATAtacaattttttgtgtgtatgtgttaatcTTTCTCTTGGGTATCTACATAGTCAAATTGATGGACCCCATCAGTATGGTAACTCTAACCTTCTGAAACGAATATTTTCTCAGTCACTAATCAGTAAGCCTGGGAACACGTTTTtaaattgtgttctttttttaaaaaagtccataTGTTTTTTAAGCTTGGAAATCTCTTCCTTGGATTTTCTTATGCTACTAAACTTGGGAAATATAGTGTAATTTTCTTGGCTACCATGGCTATTTCTTGAGAAGCCcattagaaaatattatgaatTCCTAACCAGCtttttgagaaaacagaaaacactttGTAATCCCATTTTTTGTGTCATTAGTAGGACATAGTTTCTTAGCAAGATTTGCTAAGCTAATAGTCATGTGATGGGCTGGGAAACACGTCAGATTCTTTTCCAGTGTTAGTATTGTTGGTCCTTTTAAAAGCAGCTTTCaatttgttggttttgtttttgtttactggCCTGTGTATAATCAAGGTAAAGTCTCGTGGACTAGAGGAGATTCCAGTTTTTGATATTTCTGAAAAAGCAGTAAATGGAATACAAACTAAATCCCTTCCTTCTGATGAAGAAAGACTTGCCTCAGGTATGTTTTAGCAAAGCGGGACAATCTTATTTACACGGTCAGCTGACTTTGGATATATGCTTCTAGTTTTAATTTGACTATGCTCTGTTAATTTgacaaggtttttgttttttgggggattttttgGTGCTAGCGGCATGAAAAAGTAACTGATATTTACTCCAAGTATATCTAGTTGTTTTTCTCAAATTGTCAATTGCTCCTCAAATAGGAATATAAACTAAACAGTGTGTTCTTGTTATGCtgttaataaaaatgaagtagcCTGGTTATTTCTTTAATGGCACTGAAGAAGTTGTGTAGATTTTTCTGTTGCCTTATTCTCTTGAGGAGCGATACCTCAGCCTGCATTCTCAACTTAAATCCTAGGCGCTTAAActttttattaactttaaaagGAGATACATACAACTTAAGTTTTATCTGGAATAGAttaattgtcctttttttttctttttcttttagatttaatTGATCCTGTTGCTTTGGAAACTCCATTACCTAAAAATCTTGTGGCACAGATTAGTGCACTTGCTCTTCAGCTAGATTCAGAAGATCTCCATAATTATTCAGGAAGCCAGCTGTTTGAAATGCATGAGAAACTTTGTAGCATGGCGAactctataataaaaaatttgcaGTCACGTTGGAGGTCACCAACCCATGAAAATTCCATTTAGTCTTTTAAGAGAAAattgaaggttttcttttttttttttattcaatatcACTGGATTTGTTGATCATAAAATAAGTTCTGAAGTATAGCACAATTTCAGACTGAATGTTCGCAAAGTTGATAACATTTCAAACCCTGAAGGGCTGTGACTTATGTAAGTTCAGTTTTGTAAGTTTATTATGTAAGATTTTTGTTCATACAACATTTTCTTGGCTGCTATGCatagtttttcaaaaatttaaatatcttactGAAATGTGGAAGCAAGAACTAgaaacaaaagcattttatttcacACATCTTAAACTCATACGTATTCTGATGAAcattcataaaaaatgaaaaataccttaAGTAAAATTGAacatttctatttgaattttttgCTGAACTGATAAAGGTGTTtatacttgattttatttttttaatttatatttgttgtGCCTGAGGTTTAAGAAATTTGTTCTCAGTAGAACACCTTAGATGAGATGCAAAAGAATTGGAACATTTTCCCACAGATGTCAGCTTTGGACAACTTTAATGGAAAATACCAAAAGCTGCAACTTTTGGGGTTAAAATATTAAAGCAGAACTTACTAAGAGTCCATTCATTTGCGTTAGCAAATATTTGTGCAGCATTGCTTGTGAAAATTCAGTCATATGAGACATGtcctattcattttaaaatgcatgacTATTTGTACATTATGTATAGATtacaatgtttttaatttataaatttcagCCTTTGTTAATGGCATGAATTTTTCTGCAGCTACTTGTGAATACCTTTGTTTAATAGAAacctattttgtatatattaaatactgAGATATCAGTATGGACAGTAGAAGTGCTTTGTGGGCTTGCTGCAGATGTTTGTAGGATTCTGTATCTACAAATACAAATAGTTTTGTACGTAGTAGTCTTAGTAAAAACATGagtttattttctaaagtaaCCAGAAGGAGTTAAAGTTATAGAAATGAGAAAGTGTTACATGAGAACTTCACTATTCATAcccatactattttttttttttttggttcggAAGGAGGGTATCAGCCACTAGAAAGcttcattacatttctttttaatggagaGTTAGTTTGACTATTTTTGTTACAACTTGGACTATATGAAATCCAGAATTTATCTGTTCTTTTCACCTACACTTAAAGCAGACTTGGAAATTTGAAACTGTTCTTTTGAAATATGTATGTTTTGCCTAGTTTTAAAAAAGTAGGGTgtatataattaaaacatttgtaaattttaCCGACTAGTATTAGTGCCTGACTCCCATATTTGTTTCGTCTCTTTCCAGTGAGAATATCTCATTTGCTCTCTGATTAGAATGAGTGAGTGACCTTCAcagtttcatattttattcagaaCTAACCAGCTTGAAAAGGCACACAGTCTTCAACAAGTTACAGAAAGTTTAATTCTTGTGTTTAGTTAGTTCCTATATTCAGAAGGGGACCACCTGCCAGCCACAAAAGTTGCTGtctttttcataattataaatcCATCATCATTACAGATATTTTGGGGGTATAAGTTTCATAGTCCTATACCAAGGTTG contains:
- the RIF1 gene encoding telomere-associated protein RIF1 isoform X3 yields the protein MTAPGESPLAPLLETLEDPSAPHGEQTDAYLTLTSRMTGEDGKEVIMEIEKKLPQLFRVLKIHISSQNSDLSSAALQALGFCLYNPKITSGLSETDTQELLLKLNDSVKSPDKNVRTRALWVISKQTFPAEAIGKVVSTIIDSLEIVFNRGEMHSAVVDYEALNVIIRLIEQVPVQMGEESVRWAKLIIPLVVHSAQKVHLRGATALEMGMPLLLQKQQEIASITEQLMTTKLLSELQKLFMSKNETYVLKLWPLFVKLLGKTLHRSGSFINSLLQLEELGFRSGAPMIKKIAFIAWKSLIDNFALNPEILCSAKRLKLLMQPLSSIHVRTETLALTKLEVWWYLLMRLGPHLPANFEQVCVPLIQSTISIDSNASPQGSSSRVAASPGLSPMTPIHKGASPYGAPVTPRMNLSSNFGGMATIPSIQLLGLEMLLHFLLGPEVLSFAKQNKLVLSLEPLEHALINSSSFFSKHANTLITAVHDSFVAVGKDASDAVVNAIWKELISLMKSVIESGNKKERPGSEVLTLLLKSLESIVKSEVFPVSKTLVLMEITIKGLPQKVLGSPAYQVANMDILNGTPALFLIQLIFNSNLLEYGVEDERFFLNLETLVGCVLSGPTSPLAFSDSVFNVINQNAKLLENKEHLWRMWSIIVTPLTELINQTNEVNQGDALEHNFSAIYGALTLPINHIFSVQKFPVATMKTLLRTWSELYRAFARCAALVATAEENLCCEELSSKIMSSLEDSGFSNLLFLDRIIHIITVMVDCIDFSPYNIKYQPKVKSPQRPSDWSKKKKEPLGKLASLFKLIVSVIYSFHTLSFKEVHSDTLLTVGNSITSILSNVLGRISLPSMIRKIFATLTRPLALFYENLKLDEVPKVYSCMSNKLEKLLGETIACLHFSYTGTYDSELLEQISPLLCIIFLHKNKQIRKQSAQFWNATFAKVTMLTYPEELKPVLREAKQKFLLLLPGLENVEIMEESSGPYSDATENSQLNMKISGMERKSSGKRDSFLAQTKDAKENKKPPVKLKLEPSSTKTKSEMPLEEEKSTDFVFIPPEGKEVKERILTEHQKEVLKTKRYDIPVMYNNLDVSQDTLFSQYTQEESMEIPTLAEKSKEDSKVIYKEEQMESDIVTPQDVMENCGMDEHLEKASLSNNECGSNEETSPAILSRNNDARKKTLISSKKTIECAPNAENTSGLNSSVSNAIISGIPPQPTSRRQTFITLEKFDGSENRPFSPSPLNNMSSTVTVKNNQEVMAKTDIPPKAKKREMAFTKSDSEKIAHGIKRSSRRLSKAEQTGNKRSKLLMRSDQEKNTQESIDGTVVLENNPPGLLNQTECVLDNQAHLSESTMEYEDTMLKPTMENVVLLENNTAEEKTLGINLESKENTPPAVIPADQMVDEDSPVQITSNQKTLRRSSRRRSEIAEPTTDSQEKENNHQKKERRKEEEKTLQKSPLHVKDDVLPKQKLISEETVQENLIEKGNNLHEKTFGENSTTAEIDESKRKLDLENIKSEGDGAQDIADKSSEKPVSGRTRYQTRRASQGLLSSIENSESDSSEAKEEGSKKKRSGKWKNKSSDSVDIEDQEEKVIKQECINVENQTLDCKANSEVERRLKSQICEQKDESNITLEDSTVSSDLLQVSDDVSTTFEGKSKTNKCAEYSFSNPSMPESNLRTRNASKRLQKRDSIENNSMGESSKIGTSDISLLSEKNFQTLECQHKRSRRVRRSKGCDCCGEKSQPQEKSFIGLKNTENNDVKVSETKKTDMQTPVSVSETSKANLCSEVKLLDEHNGVNFHLGLKEENDAFNDSLIISESELKKNTIQNPLPSEVVNFEEETCDTDSEEATPLESQEPSNKKCITVSPCLDDSKDNSLECSTLETKEEKPETVLEKELSIENIASVETDACKGEAKFNPEEIEAIELDVESDKSEASFSEQKSTETGISEEEINSERSDESEADTAEKLKAEEAVTEEFNSGIGHSDNTTEMSAQVEIPEQATVGELDEGSDESGPGSSEEMNAEVENCEETVVGEVSAEVDQVSETVDQDSTTEISTKPVQAETKTAAMEIGSSVLSTLEMSTEEVKVDSNKTETNIELKSEETTSDDNGMVGGNDEILQEVRRTSEKVEEISQSLTSETAISGLITEDNNASPQKLRELDPLLISANGSPSSMQTRCVWSPLASPSTSILKRGLKRPQEDEISSPVHKVRRVSFADPIYQAGLADDIDRRCSIVRSHSSNNSPTVKSVKTSPTAQSKIAEMAKESMPCPTESVYPALVNCVAPVDIILPQITSNMWARGLGQLIRAKNIKTIGDLSTLTASEIKTLPIRSPKVSNVKKALRVYHEQQVKSRGLEEIPVFDISEKAVNGIQTKSLPSDEERLASDLIDPVALETPLPKNLVAQISALALQLDSEDLHNYSGSQLFEMHEKLCSMANSIIKNLQSRWRSPTHENSI
- the RIF1 gene encoding telomere-associated protein RIF1 isoform X1; protein product: MTAPGESPLAPLLETLEDPSAPHGEQTDAYLTLTSRMTGEDGKEVIMEIEKKLPQLFRVLKIHISSQNSDLSSAALQALGFCLYNPKITSGLSETDTQELLLKLNDSVKSPDKNVRTRALWVISKQTFPAEAIGKVVSTIIDSLEIVFNRGEMHSAVVDYEALNVIIRLIEQVPVQMGEESVRWAKLIIPLVVHSAQKVHLRGATALEMGMPLLLQKQQEIASITEQLMTTKLLSELQKLFMSKNETYVLKLWPLFVKLLGKTLHRSGSFINSLLQLEELGFRSGAPMIKKIAFIAWKSLIDNFALNPEILCSAKRLKLLMQPLSSIHVRTETLALTKLEVWWYLLMRLGPHLPANFEQVCVPLIQSTISIDSNASPQGSSSRVAASPGLSPMTPIHKGASPYGAPVTPRMNLSSNFGGMATIPSIQLLGLEMLLHFLLGPEVLSFAKQNKLVLSLEPLEHALINSSSFFSKHANTLITAVHDSFVAVGKDASDAVVNAIWKELISLMKSVIESGNKKERPGSEVLTLLLKSLESIVKSEVFPVSKTLVLMEITIKGLPQKVLGSPAYQVANMDILNGTPALFLIQLIFNSNLLEYGVEDERFFLNLETLVGCVLSGPTSPLAFSDSVFNVINQNAKLLENKEHLWRMWSIIVTPLTELINQTNEVNQGDALEHNFSAIYGALTLPINHIFSVQKFPVATMKTLLRTWSELYRAFARCAALVATAEENLCCEELSSKIMSSLEDSGFSNLLFLDRIIHIITVMVDCIDFSPYNIKYQPKVKSPQRPSDWSKKKKEPLGKLASLFKLIVSVIYSFHTLSFKEVHSDTLLTVGNSITSILSNVLGRISLPSMIRKIFATLTRPLALFYENLKLDEVPKVYSCMSNKLEKLLGETIACLHFSYTGTYDSELLEQISPLLCIIFLHKNKQIRKQSAQFWNATFAKVTMLTYPEELKPVLREAKQKFLLLLPGLENVEIMEESSGPYSDATENSQLNMKISGMERKSSGKRDSFLAQTKDAKENKKPPVKLKLEPSSTKTKSEMPLEEEKSTDFVFIPPEGKEVKERILTEHQKEVLKTKRYDIPVMYNNLDVSQDTLFSQYTQEESMEIPTLAEKSKEDSKVIYKEEQMESDIVTPQDVMENCGMDEHLEKASLSNNECGSNEETSPAILSRNNDARKKTLISSKKTIECAPNAENTSGLNSSVSNAIISGIPPQPTSRRQTFITLEKFDGSENRPFSPSPLNNMSSTVTVKNNQEVMAKTDIPPKAKKREMAFTKSDSEKIAHGIKRSSRRLSKAEQTGNKRSKLLMRSDQEKNTQESIDGTVVLENNPPGLLNQTECVLDNQAHLSESTMEYEDTMLKPTMENVVLLENNTAEEKTLGINLESKENTPPAVIPADQMVDEDSPVQITSNQKTLRRSSRRRSEIAEPTTDSQEKENNHQKKERRKEEEKTLQKSPLHVKDDVLPKQKLISEETVQENLIEKGNNLHEKTFGENSTTAEIDESKRKLDLENIKSEGDGAQDIADKSSEKPVSGRTRYQTRRASQGLLSSIENSESDSSEAKEEGSKKKRSGKWKNKSSDSVDIEDQEEKVIKQECINVENQTLDCKANSEVERRLKSQICEQKDESNITLEDSTVSSDLLQVSDDVSTTFEGKSKTNKCAEYSFSNPSMPESNLRTRNASKRLQKRDSIENNSMGESSKIGTSDISLLSEKNFQTLECQHKRSRRVRRSKGCDCCGEKSQPQEKSFIGLKNTENNDVKVSETKKTDMQTPVSVSETSKANLCSEVKLLDEHNGVNFHLGLKEENDAFNDSLIISESELKKNTIQNPLPSEVVNFEEETCDTDSEEATPLESQEPSNKKCITVSPCLDDSKDNSLECSTLETKEEKPETVLEKELSIENIASVETDACKGEAKFNPEEIEAIELDVESDKSEASFSEQKSTETGISEEEINSERSDESEADTAEKLKAEEAVTEEFNSGIGHSDNTTEMSAQVEIPEQATVGELDEGSDESGPGSSEEMNAEVENCEETVVGEVSAEVDQVSETVDQDSTTEISTKPVQAETKTAAMEIGSSVLSTLEMSTEEVKVDSNKTETNIELKSEETTSDDNGMVGGNDEILQEVRRTSEKVEEISQSLTSETAISGLITEDNNASPQKLRELDPLLISANGSPSSMQTRCVWSPLASPSTSILKRGLKRPQEDEISSPVHKVRRVSFADPIYQAGLADDIDRRCSIVRSHSSNNSPTVKSVKTSPTAQSKHNATSTKGFLSPGSRSPKFKSSKKCLIAEMAKESMPCPTESVYPALVNCVAPVDIILPQITSNMWARGLGQLIRAKNIKTIGDLSTLTASEIKTLPIRSPKVSNVKKALRVYHEQQVKSRGLEEIPVFDISEKAVNGIQTKSLPSDEERLASDLIDPVALETPLPKNLVAQISALALQLDSEDLHNYSGSQLFEMHEKLCSMANSIIKNLQSRWRSPTHENSI